The genomic interval TTGTTGCGGAAGCTGTTTGCATTTCCCTGGCATCCGCCGTAGGCAAAGGGCTGGCACTGTTTCATTAAGGAATTCCAGGCCCAGCGTGCCTCCCAGTTTTTGCAGGGACCCTGAACTGCTGGCAGGGAGCAGATCCCCATTCCCTCTCTTTGACAGGATGCTTTGCACTCCTCGTAAGTCTCAAAACGGTTGCGACTGTCGTCACACCCGCCACTGCTGAAGGTCATGCATGAGCCCAGCTTGCTGTCATAATACCAGTCCACGTGACGCTCCCCGCTACAAACTCTAGTGTCAACTTCAGCCAGGCAATCTGCTGGAGAAAACGGCCGTCCCATGGGCAAGTCGGGATCCTCTGAGAAATCATCATCGGCTCGGCGGATAACAGACAGCGGGTAATCTGCTTGGAGAACTCCTACAGAGTTTCTTGCGATACATGTATATATGCCTGTATCCCACACCTGGGCATTGTAAACAACTAGCTGTCCAATGTTTGTTATGACTACATTGCCATACATTTGGTCCGGCCTCATGACTAGTCGCTCACGCCTTTCGCTCTGCTTCTCCCATGTCACATCAGGTCTGGGAACTCCAATAACGTTGCAGTGGAAGCTAACTGTTCCCCCAACATAGATGGACTGGTGGTGAGGGTTGGAGTATAGTGTGGGGGGCATGGGGTCCTCATGGGAGGTTGTTGGGGTTGGAGAAACTGTAGTATCTTGAGGCAAAGGACTTGTGTGAGGACCAGCGAGGTAGAAACGGCAAGGGATCACAGTCAAAGTCACTCCACGGATACAGGCTTCTGCGTCCATGTAGCAGCGGTTAAAATAAGTGAGGCCATCCGATGCACAGGTAAAATAGGGCTCTTTCTCACAGCGGTCCTGGCACTTGCAGATAGGCTGTCCATCCCAGATGTCACAGATTGCCCCCTGCTGGCTGCAGATGAACCCCTCACAGGTAGCAGTGGAGGCGGGGGCAGCATCTCCGTTGCCTCCTTCCTTCCCATCTGGGTGAGCAGGGGTGCCGTCAGAGAAACGTGCAGAAACACAACTGCTGAGGCCGCACACATTGGTGCAACATTTCTCGTGTTTGGCGCAGTCCTGAGCGGACACAAAAATTTAGATCAGCATTGCAATGCCATTTTAAAGATAAAAGATGCACATGTGCATGATAAGCATATTTTGATAAGCATATTAtttcatgcaaaacaaaaaaaccataAAGAGCAATAGTTAAAACTTCACACAAAGGGTTGCTGCCAAATGTTTAAATGTCAGTTTAGAGGTTGCAGCTAATTGCAGTTTCcaatttttcaaaacaaaacccaCGAATGTACAAGAAACTACATATGCTTAGATCTATTACCTCTTTGTTTGCAAATGtgctgctgaggttttttttatggTCTAGTGGTTATCAATCCTGGCCTTCAGGACCCactgttctgcatgttttaggtgatCCTGGCCTTcacacacctgacttaaatAAATGGGTGATTAACAGGCCTTTGCAGCACTTAATGGCTGCTGATGACATAATGcaatcatttgattcaggtgtgctggagccaggacacatctaaaacatgaaggacagtGGGTCCTGAGGACCAGGACTGAAAACCACTGGTCTAGAAAGCTGTGTTCCTTGCACCCACACCCCCACACAGTACAGAAATAAGTGGGACTCCTTACCCCTTCACATGAATACACAAACGTAGGGGCTATGGATAAGAATGAGGGGCACGGTGTCCAACGGGACTCAGGTTTCTTTGAAATACTTATTGCATACTGAGAAGAGTAGGGGAGGAAGAAtaaagtttcctttttttctcaaaGCTACCTGGAGAAATAAGGCTATTAGTCATTGATCTATGTAAAAACAGTTACTCAGTTCCGGGCATTTTGTGGCTCCCAGGATGCTTCAGGCCCATTAATGCATGTTTTAACTGCAGGCTCTCAAAAAGGAAGTAGTACTTTTTCATTTATCAGGAACATTTGGGTGGAGTTTTGTAGAGAAAGGGGCAAGACATTACAAATCAGCTGAAATGTTAGTCATCTCAGTTTAAAGTAGTCTACTGCTCGCattttctgtaaatgaaatgaaatcatCAAAAAGTCTATTTTTCCTGAATTTGATGTGTGTTGTCTATGTGTACTTTCATAAACCACTGTGAATagattattttttctcttttaatctCGATTTTGTTTATCTGTTGCTCAACTTTACTTCTTGTCACTGATATAGAATATACTCTTGTTAAGTATATGCTGTTAAAAAAAGGAAGTGCTGTGAAACTAAATATatatggaaaaatgaagcattttGCTAGCTGTAAGACTAGACTCGTTTTTAAATTCTCCAAATAACGTTATTATAACCGATGTACATGTGGCAAACAACACTGAATTCCTAAAGACTTCATAACTTACTTACAAATTACAATGTTCTcttgttatttaaatgtttgtgtatgATCTGATCACTTGAGCAACAGGTGAGTTGCGGATCTTAAATAATAACAGACATCGAAGCAAACTGTAAATAATGAAACATCCGTTGGTGGTGATGACATGTTTCAGGTAGTGGAGCTGGAGGTCAGGTGTTTGGGAAGGAGACTCCTCATGGCTTGCAGCTAGACTCTAGCTTTGTTTGGGCAGCTACCTTAACACCCTGTGTGTGCGCCAGTGTTAGTACATGGTAACAAAGAGAGTGATAGAGGATGTTTTCTCAGGAAGGGCTGCACAATTGATCAGCATGGCAATATGATTGTTTGCATTAAACCTATTGCAAACAACCATTTGCAATGCagtatttgttgtttatttatagTTGTCATGAGTACACATGATGCAACTTCAAATGTCTTGTAACTAGAGCTACacaatacagtcagtcagtcagtcatttcctaccgcttattccatagtgggtcgcggggaagctggtgcctatctccagcagtctatgggcgggaggcggggtacaccctggacacgtcGCTACACAATCAGTTAAATCTTAATTGTAACAACATAATGTGCAGCTCTAGTTTTGGTACATAGTATATGTAGCTATGTATTACGGGGCGACGGTGTGGACAGTGGTAGacgttcgtcctgtaaccgctAGTTTGCCGGTTtgaacccctgctctgtctgtctccgTCGTTgcgtccttgggcaagacacttcaccctccttgcctgctgatggtggtcaaagGGCCTGATGGCGCTCAATGTATGGttgcctcacttctgtcagtctggccCAGGCACCGcagtggctacaatgtagctcaagTGTGGGAATGAATGGATGACTGACTgcagtgtaaagtgctttggggtctctggggacttgataaagtgctatacaagtgcaggtcaCTTACCATTTTTACCATAATTGTCAACTAAATATCAATATGTGCAGCACTGCAGTCATAAAGAAGTGCTTGAAGTGATACTTGGTTGGATGTTGTACTTCAAGTGCCATGCCTTCACAGTCTGCACGCCAATACGATATTGGATGGAGGCTGACAGCACTGGTTGCCCACACTTGACAAAGATGATGGTGTCCAAGATGCCAAAATTTGGAGAGAGTGTTGGAAGCCTTATTGTCATAATCCAGTTTCCCAATATCCTGCCACCCCACTCTTAAGAATTTATTTCCTGAGGTCAAAGGTGAAGTGGCTCTGTTTGTGAATTTTCAGGaagtttgaataaaaatgatcagactaaacacgtttttttttaaatatattttttctaaaagatcattattattattattagattattttattgtttactcATAATGACTACTATTACCAGTATTACTGTTTGGAATAATGGAGTTCAGCCAATGATTTGGACACTCAACAATACATTTTGTGATTTAGCCTGAAGCAGTCTCACAGTTTGCTTATACCTCTGCCGGCTCTGGACACCTATAAAATGAGCTAAGCTTTTAATCTATTGCATTCAATAACCCCATCACTTCACCTCATTTTTGGGAAAGAAAAAGGTTCtccaaaaaaaaaccatctcACCTCATCGACGCTGCATTCCCTCTCACAGGTGCTCTGCGCGTCAACCCAAAGGTTGGAGTTCAGCTTGTTGGGACAAAATCCTTCGTGTTCAGCCGTGGATCCTGTCACACTGGTACTCAAAGAGATGTCGAAAAAATCCCAGATCAAGAGCACCAGCAGAAACACGCGTGTCCATCTGAACAGCAGTTTGTTTCGCCGCCCTTTGTCCTTTGAAAGCCTGACTTGCAAAAGTTGGAGGATCTcagacatttttccttttttgaaccATTAATTCCATCCCTCTTTCTAGTCTTTGAgattcaaaaatatatatataattgcaTGAGGAGAAAACAATTAACATCCACTTTTAAAACGCATGATGCGTAATGAATATTCAAACGAGCGCATGCTAATTGGCCGCTTTAAAAATTACCCCCCTAGATAATCAAGGtctgaagcaaaaaaaaaaaaaaaaaaaaaagtaccttCAGGAACGAGCGAAGCACGCAAACGGACGATCCA from Girardinichthys multiradiatus isolate DD_20200921_A chromosome 5, DD_fGirMul_XY1, whole genome shotgun sequence carries:
- the wfikkn1 gene encoding WAP, Kazal, immunoglobulin, Kunitz and NTR domain-containing protein — translated: MSEILQLLQVRLSKDKGRRNKLLFRWTRVFLLVLLIWDFFDISLSTSVTGSTAEHEGFCPNKLNSNLWVDAQSTCERECSVDEDCAKHEKCCTNVCGLSSCVSARFSDGTPAHPDGKEGGNGDAAPASTATCEGFICSQQGAICDIWDGQPICKCQDRCEKEPYFTCASDGLTYFNRCYMDAEACIRGVTLTVIPCRFYLAGPHTSPLPQDTTVSPTPTTSHEDPMPPTLYSNPHHQSIYVGGTVSFHCNVIGVPRPDVTWEKQSERRERLVMRPDQMYGNVVITNIGQLVVYNAQVWDTGIYTCIARNSVGVLQADYPLSVIRRADDDFSEDPDLPMGRPFSPADCLAEVDTRVCSGERHVDWYYDSKLGSCMTFSSGGCDDSRNRFETYEECKASCQREGMGICSLPAVQGPCKNWEARWAWNSLMKQCQPFAYGGCQGNANSFRNKKECEANCPQPKRKPCRTCRMRGKMMPSLCRSDFAIVGRLMELIEDLDSGLARFSLDEVLRDEKMGLTFFNTKNLEMAIVKIDWSCPCPNITMEENPLLVMGMVQDGMAIIQPDSYVKAITERRLRRLRDAINKKTCETL